From the Prionailurus viverrinus isolate Anna unplaced genomic scaffold, UM_Priviv_1.0 scaffold_33, whole genome shotgun sequence genome, one window contains:
- the FAM110C gene encoding protein FAM110C, producing the protein MRALPASDASQNERRRTGVPEAPRARDAAVPARRSAVERLAADRAKYVRGPPGGGPGPAPEGSSTRTSEGPAGDLRPPARVPGAVARRAIARKPLRPDSLVIYRQKCDFVRGQGAHSSMGGLVRKLFQGPGRDKTPLPPETTRVGGEVRAGPEGAVQPEPGSTAASAAPGVPSPPASPAPSGTPSRVRAAPRGPELRGARRGGLQRSQSDLSSRCSASLAEFDTFFQFCGLEPEVVEALGRENFSAGSDRVTLKVRSVSVATSDSGFSRHSGGEEGLQEEELTEQVPSTTSVVDRNARIIKWLYTCKKARETPGQGLQGPA; encoded by the coding sequence ATGCGTGCCCTGCCAGCCTCGGACGCGTCCCAGAATGAGCGGAGGCGGACCGGTGTCCCCGAGGCCCCCCGGGCGCGGGACGCGGCGGTGCCCGCACGCAGGAGCGCGGTGGAGAGGCTGGCGGCCGACCGCGCCAAGTACGTACGGGGCCCTCCCGGAGGCGGCCCGGGCCCTGCTCCCGAGGGAAGCAGTACCAGGACGAGCGAAGGGCCTGCGGGCGACCTTCGGCCCCCGGCCCGCGTCCCCGGTGCCGTGGCGCGCAGGGCCATTGCGCGGAAGCCTCTGAGGCCTGACTCGCTGGTCATCTACCGGCAGAAATGCGACTTCGTCCGGGGACAGGGCGCCCACAGCTCCATGGGGGGCCTGGTGAGGAAGCTCTTCCAGGGGCCGGGCAGGGACAAGACGCCGCTGCCTCCGGAGACGACCCGCGTGGGAGGGGAGGTCAGGGCCGGGCCCGAGGGGGCTGTCCAGCCCGAGCCCGGCTCCACGGCGGCCTCCGCGGCCCCCGGCGTTCCCTCGCCCCCGGCGTCCCCCGCGCCCTCTGGGACGCCCAGCAGAGTCCGGGCTGCGCCCCGGGGCCCGGAGCTGCGCGGGGCCAGGCGCGGGGGGCTGCAGCGCTCGCAGTCGGACCTCAGCTCCCGCTGCTCCGCGTCCTTGGCGGAATTTGACACCTTCTTCCAGTTCTGCGGCCTGGAGCCCGAGGTGGTGGAGGCGCTCGGGAGGGAGAACTTCTCGGCGGGGTCGGACCGCGTCACCCTCAAGGTTCGAAGCGTGAGCGTCGCCACCTCAGACAGCGGCTTCTCCCGGCACAGCGGCGGCGAAGAGGGGCTACAGGAGGAGGAGCTGACCGAGCAGGTGCCCAGTACCACGTCGGTCGTCGACAGGAACGCCCGCATCATCAAGTGGCTGTACACCTGTAAGAAAGCCCGGGAGACGCCCGGCCAGGGGCTGCAGGGCCCGGCGTGA